Genomic DNA from Clostridium sp. BJN0013:
ATATAAAAGATAGTCTGAAAAAGCCAGGATGTAAGGAATGCACTAACTCATGTCAGTCAGCATGTAAAACTTCCTGTACAGTTGCCAATCTGGCTTGTGAAAATTAACATTTTTTAGGCAGTAACAAAATAGTTGCTGCCTAAAATTTATTATAAGAATTACTTGATAGGAGGAGAAAAATTTGGCTGATATTCATAAATTTATTCAGGGATCATATTTTTATGTAATAGATGTGAACTCTGGTGCAATTCATGAAGTTGATGAATTGGTATATGATATTTTGGATGACGAAAAATTGCCGGAACTTAATCAGGTATTGGAATCACTTAAAGACAAATATGATAAAAATGAGATTATAGAAGCCTATGGAGAAATATACCAGTTAATTAAAGATGATATACTTTATTCACAGGACTTATATGAAAATATTGTATTAAAAGACAATACTACTTCATTTATAAAAGCCTTGTGTTTAAATGTTGCCCACGATTGTAATTTAAAGTGTAAGTACTGTTTTGCAGATGAAGGTGA
This window encodes:
- the scfA gene encoding six-cysteine ranthipeptide SCIFF; this encodes MKHIKTINNSNIKDSLKKPGCKECTNSCQSACKTSCTVANLACEN